In a single window of the Buchnera aphidicola (Aphis gossypii) genome:
- a CDS encoding adenylosuccinate synthase codes for MKKNIVILGTQWGDEGKGKIVDYLSRNSAYVVRYHGGHNAGHTLVANHKKIILHLIPSGVLHSNVIGIISNGVVISISDLVKEIQMLEKNNFFVNKRLFISNSASLILPFHIAIDIAREKKLGANAIGTTGRGIGPAYEDKIARRSIRVGDLKNEKTLSIKLEKIVDYYNDQLISIYKCKPFDYKIILKDLLNAKNIIDDMIQDTTMILNNAIKNKKIIIFEGAQGSLLDIDHGTYPYVTSSNSTIGGVITGTGVGPKNLDYILGVTKCYSTRVGNGPFLTELHNDIDAYLSDKGNEFGSTTGRKRRTGWLDGVALRHSVQLNSLSALCITKLDVLDNLEEINICVAYQNIKTLKIHTSVSFNELENMKPIYKKYPGWMKKTLGVRKIENLPSAAKNYIKSIEEIAGIPVDIISTGPDRNDTIIIKNLFL; via the coding sequence ATGAAAAAAAATATTGTAATATTAGGAACTCAATGGGGTGATGAGGGGAAAGGAAAAATAGTTGATTATTTATCTAGAAATAGCGCTTATGTAGTAAGATATCATGGAGGGCATAACGCTGGTCACACTTTAGTAGCAAATCATAAAAAAATTATTCTTCACTTAATTCCATCAGGTGTATTGCACTCTAATGTTATTGGTATAATTTCTAATGGAGTTGTAATTTCTATTTCTGATTTAGTTAAAGAAATACAAATGTTAGAAAAAAATAATTTTTTTGTTAATAAACGTCTTTTTATTTCCAATTCGGCTTCTCTAATTTTGCCATTTCACATTGCTATAGATATAGCACGTGAAAAAAAATTAGGAGCTAATGCTATCGGAACTACAGGAAGAGGAATTGGACCTGCGTATGAAGATAAAATCGCTCGTCGTTCTATACGCGTAGGTGATTTAAAAAATGAAAAAACTTTATCTATAAAATTAGAAAAAATAGTTGATTATTATAACGATCAATTGATCTCTATTTATAAATGTAAACCATTTGATTATAAGATTATTTTAAAGGATTTATTAAATGCTAAAAATATCATTGATGATATGATCCAAGATACTACGATGATATTAAATAATGCTATTAAAAATAAAAAAATTATTATTTTTGAAGGAGCGCAAGGCAGCCTTTTAGATATTGATCATGGAACCTATCCTTATGTTACTTCATCTAATAGTACTATAGGCGGAGTTATTACCGGAACAGGTGTAGGCCCGAAAAATTTAGATTATATTTTAGGAGTGACTAAGTGTTACTCTACACGAGTAGGTAACGGTCCTTTTCTTACTGAGCTGCATAATGATATAGATGCTTATCTTTCAGATAAAGGAAATGAATTTGGATCTACTACTGGTAGGAAAAGACGTACCGGTTGGTTAGATGGTGTAGCCTTACGTCACTCTGTACAATTAAATTCTTTATCTGCATTATGTATAACAAAATTAGATGTTTTAGATAATTTAGAAGAAATTAATATTTGTGTAGCTTATCAAAATATTAAAACATTAAAAATACATACTAGTGTATCTTTTAATGAATTAGAAAATATGAAGCCAATATATAAAAAATATCCAGGTTGGATGAAAAAAACTTTAGGTGTAAGAAAAATAGAAAATTTACCTAGTGCCGCTAAGAATTATATAAAATCTATTGAAGAAATTGCCGGAATTCCAGTGGATATAATTTCTACGGGACCAGATCGAAACGATACTATTATAATAAAAAATCTTTTTTTATAA